Proteins encoded within one genomic window of Gloeobacter kilaueensis JS1:
- a CDS encoding cupin domain-containing protein — protein MSDRPRHYLSSAEIAALSETVRVHPLNPAAIRHTRSLGDALGLQRLGVHLVRLEPGSASSEFHFHHFEEEFVYILSGRGVAHVGEEQIEVGPGDFLGFNTPSLPHTLANPFEGELVCLVGGERRDFDITDYPHVGKRLYRAHGKRHYVDWQS, from the coding sequence ATGAGCGACAGGCCGAGACACTATCTCAGCAGCGCTGAAATTGCCGCCCTGAGCGAAACCGTTCGAGTTCATCCCCTCAACCCGGCGGCGATCCGTCACACCCGCTCGCTGGGAGACGCGCTCGGGCTGCAGCGGCTCGGGGTGCATCTGGTGCGATTGGAACCGGGCAGTGCGAGCAGCGAGTTTCACTTTCACCACTTTGAGGAAGAATTTGTCTATATTCTTTCTGGGCGTGGCGTCGCCCATGTGGGTGAGGAGCAGATCGAAGTAGGTCCGGGGGATTTTCTGGGCTTCAACACCCCTTCGCTGCCCCACACCCTCGCCAATCCGTTCGAGGGCGAACTGGTCTGTCTCGTGGGCGGTGAGCGGCGCGACTTTGACATTACTGATTATCCGCACGTCGGCAAAAGGCTCTACCGGGCGCACGGCAAGCGCCACTACGTCGATTGGCAGTCCTAG
- a CDS encoding DUF4864 domain-containing protein, with the protein MSDSDSEAIRTVIQKQLAAFQQDNAEAAFAFAAPEIQAMFATPTDFLNMVISSYRAIYRPRSVLFEDLVLVRNTPTQPVLLLDTDGSVKRAVYMMRRQANGEWRIGGCVLQPVR; encoded by the coding sequence ATGAGCGACAGCGATAGCGAAGCGATCCGCACCGTGATTCAAAAGCAACTGGCTGCCTTTCAGCAAGATAATGCCGAGGCCGCCTTTGCCTTTGCCGCCCCCGAAATCCAGGCAATGTTTGCCACCCCGACGGACTTTTTGAACATGGTAATTAGCTCCTACCGGGCGATCTACCGGCCCCGCTCGGTCCTGTTTGAAGATCTGGTGCTCGTGCGCAACACGCCCACCCAGCCGGTGCTGTTGCTGGACACCGATGGCAGCGTCAAGCGAGCTGTCTACATGATGCGCAGGCAGGCCAATGGCGAGTGGCGGATCGGCGGCTGCGTGCTCCAGCCGGTGCGCTAG
- a CDS encoding GNAT family N-acetyltransferase, translated as MGQRVGTGRLQQMLTSKQSKKQAPNVIDDPELARRSIYGFGEMVAALGYWGIGPEAEVRRPDAVGARIDAAADNPWFDGAVVPLGKVPPTDEPRLPHCLWTVADAAPGRVEKAEIAMPCLGISLYDPTLNFEGGASLVEAPPLAELGRINERAYGQQSGLFSQLVGALQDERIRTHGLRVDGVFVSVALTFTLGDDLSIQYVATEAKYRRRGLASRLLLAVIAAARDEGMGSATLQASPDGLSVYERIGFRRVATLRAYLRPKIEI; from the coding sequence ATGGGGCAGCGCGTGGGAACTGGCCGCCTCCAGCAGATGCTTACCTCAAAACAGAGCAAGAAGCAGGCACCAAACGTGATAGACGACCCAGAACTGGCTCGCCGCTCTATCTATGGCTTCGGCGAGATGGTTGCAGCACTCGGGTATTGGGGCATCGGTCCTGAAGCGGAGGTGCGCCGGCCAGATGCGGTGGGGGCACGCATCGACGCAGCAGCCGATAATCCCTGGTTTGATGGGGCGGTTGTGCCTTTGGGTAAAGTCCCGCCCACCGACGAACCCAGATTGCCTCACTGCCTGTGGACTGTCGCCGATGCCGCGCCGGGGCGCGTCGAAAAAGCTGAGATCGCGATGCCGTGTCTGGGCATCTCCCTCTATGACCCGACACTGAATTTCGAGGGTGGAGCATCGCTGGTAGAGGCACCGCCCCTTGCGGAGTTGGGCAGGATCAACGAGCGCGCCTACGGCCAGCAGAGCGGGCTATTCAGTCAACTCGTCGGGGCGCTGCAAGACGAGCGCATCCGCACCCACGGCCTGCGCGTGGACGGTGTCTTCGTCAGTGTTGCCCTGACCTTTACGCTCGGCGACGACCTGAGCATCCAGTACGTCGCCACCGAAGCCAAGTACCGCCGTCGTGGCCTGGCGAGTCGGTTGCTGCTTGCGGTGATCGCCGCCGCACGAGATGAAGGTATGGGCAGTGCGACTCTGCAGGCAAGCCCAGACGGATTATCAGTCTACGAACGCATCGGTTTTCGCCGCGTCGCCACCCTGCGGGCCTACCTGCGTCCAAAAATCGAGATCTAG
- a CDS encoding protein adenylyltransferase SelO, which translates to MQSDPPLKKNPLLALPFEPALASLGEDYYDVVAAAEFPVHHLRFRNDALLPLLNLDPAAVSDADFIEAFGHFEGQGPFFALRYHGYQFGEYNPFLGDGRGFLYGQVRGRDGELYDLGTKGSGTTPYSRGGDGRLTLKGGVREVLAAEALQALGVRTSRTLSLIETGERLWRGDEPSPTRSSVMVRLSRSHIRFGTFERLHYLGRKDLIRQLLDHVIACYYRPLVDEADRDALFYEQLVERVAELAAQWMAAGFTHAVLNTDNMSITGESFDYGPYAFIDLYDPDFTAAYFDPYGRYSYGNQPLICKVNLEALQIPLETLIPGERMQASLGRFQAFYERAYSRRMLAKLGFEALEASLAKDVLASTLAYLQAARAPYHAFFLQLSRNFCPDWSTEAESILPEWRPAAEAEFLQWRTLYQQALQTLPPAELDAVAERLREHNPSTVLLRPQIENVWAAISENDDWEPFLTLVERLQDPFDPPNTHERQR; encoded by the coding sequence GTGCAGTCAGATCCGCCACTAAAGAAGAACCCTCTGCTCGCCCTGCCCTTTGAGCCGGCCCTCGCATCGCTCGGGGAAGATTACTACGATGTCGTGGCCGCCGCAGAATTTCCTGTCCACCATTTGCGCTTTCGCAACGATGCGCTCCTGCCGCTGTTGAATCTCGATCCGGCGGCGGTGAGCGACGCCGATTTTATCGAGGCTTTTGGCCACTTCGAGGGGCAGGGACCATTTTTTGCCCTGCGCTACCACGGCTATCAGTTCGGCGAGTACAACCCGTTTTTAGGAGACGGTCGCGGTTTTCTCTACGGCCAGGTGCGGGGAAGGGACGGCGAACTGTACGATCTGGGCACAAAGGGCTCCGGTACGACGCCCTACTCGCGGGGTGGGGATGGACGGCTGACCCTCAAAGGCGGCGTGCGCGAAGTGCTGGCAGCCGAGGCGCTGCAGGCTCTGGGCGTGCGCACCTCGCGCACCCTGAGCTTGATCGAGACGGGAGAACGCCTGTGGCGCGGCGATGAGCCGAGTCCTACCCGCTCCTCGGTGATGGTGCGCCTGAGCCGCTCTCACATTCGCTTCGGCACCTTCGAGCGGTTGCACTACCTGGGGCGCAAGGATCTGATTCGGCAGTTGCTCGATCATGTCATCGCCTGCTATTACCGGCCTCTGGTAGACGAAGCGGATCGCGACGCCCTTTTTTATGAACAGCTCGTCGAGCGCGTCGCCGAACTGGCGGCCCAGTGGATGGCTGCTGGTTTTACCCACGCCGTCCTCAACACCGACAACATGTCGATTACCGGCGAAAGCTTCGACTACGGCCCCTACGCCTTCATCGATCTATACGACCCGGACTTCACCGCCGCCTACTTCGATCCCTATGGCCGCTACAGCTACGGCAATCAGCCCCTCATCTGCAAGGTCAACCTCGAAGCGCTGCAGATCCCGCTGGAGACGCTGATCCCAGGCGAAAGGATGCAGGCAAGCCTCGGGCGGTTTCAGGCTTTCTACGAGCGGGCCTACTCGCGGCGGATGCTGGCCAAACTGGGCTTCGAGGCGCTAGAAGCAAGCCTGGCAAAAGATGTGCTCGCCTCGACGCTCGCTTACCTGCAGGCGGCACGGGCTCCGTACCACGCCTTTTTTCTCCAGCTCAGCCGCAACTTCTGCCCCGACTGGTCCACCGAGGCAGAGTCGATCTTACCTGAGTGGCGGCCTGCCGCTGAGGCAGAATTTTTGCAGTGGCGAACGCTATACCAGCAGGCACTGCAAACTTTGCCACCGGCTGAACTGGACGCGGTGGCGGAGCGATTGAGAGAGCACAACCCTTCGACCGTCCTGCTGCGGCCCCAGATCGAGAATGTCTGGGCTGCGATCAGTGAAAACGACGACTGGGAACCTTTTTTGACCCTCGTCGAGCGCCTGCAAGACCCCTTCGATCCCCCAAACACCCATGAGCGACAGCGATAG
- a CDS encoding antibiotic biosynthesis monooxygenase family protein, giving the protein MPTITRSNDLPAEFAVFTVEPERQAALVEQVIARIETTLQTQPGFVAGIVHRSRDGLRVTSYLQWASAAHYIASQPLADFAPPDAHLFEIFGEEPTGSVLKPFAGMAGLINFGIFKLKRPENQPRFVELFQQALGLVGHQPGLITTQAHRSLDGWRCINYGHWTSLEEFTAMDSNRPFAPLFGEMLDLADNEYQKTLHEVIFTTS; this is encoded by the coding sequence ATGCCTACGATCACAAGAAGCAACGATCTGCCAGCCGAATTTGCTGTCTTTACCGTCGAGCCGGAGCGGCAGGCGGCACTGGTGGAGCAGGTGATTGCTCGTATCGAGACGACCCTCCAGACCCAGCCGGGTTTTGTCGCCGGGATCGTCCATCGCAGCCGCGACGGTTTGCGGGTGACCAGCTATCTGCAGTGGGCAAGTGCTGCTCACTATATAGCCAGTCAGCCCCTCGCCGATTTTGCTCCACCCGATGCCCATCTTTTTGAGATCTTCGGCGAAGAGCCTACCGGGAGCGTACTCAAACCCTTTGCCGGTATGGCCGGGTTGATCAACTTTGGCATCTTCAAACTGAAACGGCCCGAAAACCAGCCCCGCTTTGTCGAACTTTTTCAGCAGGCTCTGGGTCTGGTGGGCCACCAGCCAGGCTTGATCACCACCCAGGCCCACCGCAGCCTCGATGGCTGGCGCTGTATCAACTACGGTCACTGGACTTCGCTGGAAGAGTTTACCGCGATGGACAGCAACCGTCCCTTTGCTCCTCTGTTCGGTGAGATGCTCGATCTAGCCGACAACGAGTATCAAAAGACGCTGCATGAAGTTATCTTTACTACCAGTTAA